DNA from Vespa velutina chromosome 23, iVesVel2.1, whole genome shotgun sequence:
GTcgaaaacttaaaaaattatcttgacgacactttttattaatatctaagGGTGATCATTTCGAACATGCGTtgttaatatacataattttccatttgcattattaattaataatgaaaaggaaaaaacgaagtAATTAAAATTCGTTGACATAGACGAATGTACTTTCgcgtaataaattaatttgcgATCTCTTtttagttttgtttttatgttGGATGGCTGAAAGTAGCCGAGGTACTTATTAATCCTTTCGGCGAGGACGACGATgatatcgaattaaattgGCTGATAGATAGACACATTAAAgtaagttaaaaatatttcaaatatattttatttaatataatttaatgcgAGCTAACGAAATCCCTCGATTAGGCTGGTTATATGATCGTCGATGAGATGCACGAAGAGCATCCTGAATTATTGAAAGATCAATATTGGGACGAAGTGGTGCCTCGAGATCTTCCATATACGGTCGCAAGCGAGCAATATCGACGAGAAGAACCAAAGGGTTCGGCGGAACATTACAAGGTAAAGGACAGCGATGCTCTTTACGCTAATGTAATGATGGGAACACAAATTCATAGTCACGTGCAACATCGCAAGGTCCATCAGGATGACATGTATGCAGATTATGTGAGtgaaattgaatatttgaaatgtattcattgatcaaatttttttcttcttcacatTGCACGTCATTTCCACGgctaaatttaaatattgtatgcatatatatatatatacatatatatcttgtagGAAAGTGTAGACACCCCATTGGTGGAGCGAAGAAAGAATTGGCTTCAACGGCAAATCACGCGAATGGGTTCCGTACGTAGTTCATCGACTACTTATAGCAGTGGAGGAGGTTTCTTTGCACGAAATCGTCACAACAGCGTATACAGTAGTCCCGAAACAGGGGGCTTGCCAACGGCAACTAAtccaaatttgaaaatatcgcTGTATGACCGTCTCGTAGGTCGTAAAAGTATCCGCAGTCAACGAATGGGCAGGCAAGGTGTGTATTTTACGTAAGAGAGAAGTCAAGAacaaaatctattaaaaatagttGTTACGTATCTTATCCCCGAACGATTTAATGTGCCATTAATTGATCGTtcttaaatataaacgaaaacaaagaagaacaACGTCGATGAACTTAATCATTGAGCTCCAGCATAGTTGGAAGCATGTTAGCTGATGATATTGTAGCTTCTTGTTTTTACGAGTCATTCACCATAACGCGGCGTGTTAATTTTCAAACCGCTCAAAGGACAATAACGTGTCCTTGCGTAATCGCTCGTAAGACTCGTCTCTCGTATACATCTTAGAATTGTTCTGACGCGAGGAACGAGTATTATGTTGTTCTAACCAGACCATATTATAAAAGACCACCGCCGGTGAAGAGAAACATCGAACGATCAATCGTAGAAGAATCGCATGAAAATAATCGTGGAAAGCAAAAATTCGcgaattttcaattatctttGATTCCCCTAGTTCCGTGAGCGCGCGAATTACGCAATGCGTACACCCATACGACCTTGTATAACCTCATCGATTTCCGCAATTACTTGCCACGTGcctcgaaagaaaaaactcgAGGCCTTGtgcttctttctcctctctttccaaTCACttgttttgataaaaaaagaacagaacagaaaagaaaagaaaagaaaagaaaagaaaagaaaagaagagaagagaagagaagagaagagaagagaagagaagagaaaagaaaagaaaagaaaaaagaaaaacgcaaggaatagatagaaataaagaagaaataagaatgcGCGATCCGGTATAATCAAACAATCATCCTCGTTCGTTCTACTCTTGAAAATCGTGACAAGACGGAACACGGAAAGATCATGAGTTTCTTTACATTGGTCATCGTGCGAAAGCAATAAACATCGAAACAAACCTCGTGGTCATTAACTTTCCTTATAGAATGGCACTCGTTTCCTAGAAAATATCTAAGATTCTCggtttaatcgaaattttgtTCGAGGAAGTGTCCTCGGTCTATACGGAACTCGAAGAAAGTTAATTCATTTCTAATCATAGGTACGATGACGAAGTTGAACTCGGTGCCAGTATCCTTGAAGAACAGGCCACGTATACCGACCCCGGACGTAACAAAGGAGGTAGTCGATCGTGAGCAGAGATTGGCGTTGTCGGCGAGCAATACGGCCAACATCGGTGCTGGCGTTGTTGGCGTTATACCAGCGAATGGCCATTATACTACTGATTTACCGGTGGTCCAAGTGGTCCTGTCGCCGATTCAGGAGACCGAGGGAACGCCAGCAAATGCGAAATCGGGTGCAGCTGCTTTGGCACAAGCGGTATTGTCACCGACTTTAACTGGCGCCGGTTTGGTAGCACCTGTTACTCTAACGCCAGTGACTATGAGCCAGCTGACGCAGTTAGGTTTGGTCACGACTACATCAGCTTCTTCGTACAGACCCACGAACATACAGAGCAATAACACGATTCAGGCTACCTTGACGGAAGTCAACAGTAGCGAGGAGGAAGGTTCAGGAAGCGGAAGTTCCAGTAGTAGAAGCGAAAGTATCACTGGTCAAGAAGAGAGAAGTACCCCATTAATCGGCGATAATACTAGTCCCGTAATTAGTAACGGAAGTTCACCTACCTTCGACAGTTACAACGATCGTTCTCCAATTCTTATGAATCCAGAGAAACTGGGATATGTCGTAGCTTTGCCAACTACACAAGAGACCCATCTGCAAACTGCGATAGAACCACGTGGCAGAAGATCAGCCTCTTTACCTGGACCACCCGTTATCCAAttaaaggaagatagaagCATGTCCTTGCCCCATTCTCCAGGTCTCCAACCGAGAGAAACTCGTGCAGCTTCTGTTTCAAGTAGACACGATAATCATAATTTAGACAGACTCGCTATAATTTCTCCAAATCACGATTTACGACCTAGAACCAATAGTTTCGGTCATGAACTCACGAGGAACAATCAGCAGCGTAATCAGGAGACCTCGAGGAAAATAAGTAGCGCTTCTTGTAACAACGCTGCGATCTCAACGGCACCGATTGTACCAACCCAGACGACAGGCTCTCCTAGCAAAAGGGGCGAGGTCTATGTTTGaccgaaattttttcttatcaggacccttcttcgtctttcctcTTTAGCGTTTTCGTGCTAATTCCGCTTTCGCGAATTAGAGATCGTacgagaagaagataaaagatatttcgatCTACCTTTTCCACTATTGtgatgtatttcttttttttttttcttcttcttttcgctTCTTTTCTTGTACATAGTACGACGTGGCAGGAGTCAAACCATCGAAACTATTTCATGGACAATAGCATCGATCGCGAGACTGCTTTTTAcggatttttattattattattattattattattattattattattattattattattatttttatctttttctcttttttttcttgttatctttttgtttctctctttttcttatttttttttttttgttcctcacCAAATATGACTTTCTATTAAGGAATTTTACTTTCACACACCCGTAGTCTCGTAGATGGCGCGTCGATTTCGAAAATGACTTTAAAGATCAAGTCGATATCCTGTAAATACTATCTATTTGTGCATATAATCTTTAGGAACGCTCAACGGCATAGTTTAAAATCGAGCTagaacttttataatataaataaaaatgaaaaaacacgTGTTGTGttacgtgtgtgcgtgtgtgtatgtgtatatcgCTGAATCGTTACTAAAGTGCAATCTCTCGTATAAGTATAATGGTCTTTAAAATAGAGCGAAATAAATTTCGTCATTTCGGACTCGATAGATGGTACGATGGTgttgtatattttttgtttttttatcgcACGTGCAATATTGTACTAGAGTTAATGTAGAATGCATCTTTATCTTTGCCGTTTGAcaactataatattaattaccgTAACTATAGTATAAATTACCGAAAAAACGAACGCGGCGTAGAATTTCGGCGAGAACCgattattttagttttttattaaaataattagagCTGACAATGAAGCATGAATAGGAAAGGGCCTTTACTTTAGTTTTTAGCGAGCTTTTGTCAGTTAAATCATAGGCCAAATCGTCGATTGTAATGAACCGTAAAAGAGTGAATATCAATGCGTTGCAGTATAGAAGTCATCAACTATGATACGtaagacaaataaataaatatatatatatatatacatatatacacatatatatatatatatatatatatatgtacatgtataattTGTGTATTTCGTCATGTGTGATATGaagttttatacatatttatattatacgatttatGATGGGATTGTATCTAAGAGTATGTAACGATATTCTACTATTTACGGGCTATTGACATATGCAAAACTTTATGTATGCCATTGTAAATAGGTATGCGTTTTTCCAACCGAAGGAGAACGTCTTTTTCACGATAAGAAGACAATTGCCATATTTATTCAATGACGGTCGGCTCGAAAGTTTCGTATACGTGATACTAGAACAATGAATTTCTATGCACTTCTTCGCGTATGATTATACACGAATGATTATGCCATAtcgaaatattgtataaagcTGTTACATAGTTGTCGATGTTTTATAGATTCATTCATTCTAGAAATCTACATATGCTTTGTCGAATGGCAAATATGTTTTTCGactaatatatagatagaaagagtatTAGTTTTTTCGAGATCTACAAGATCTTTGCGAGTACTtcaacaatgaaatataagatatagaaGATGACAAATAATCcaacatgatatatatacatatatgtatatatatatatatatatatatatatatatatatttatatgtatgtatgtatgtatatgtatgtataatacactTGTTTGCGGTTTAAATAGTCGTCTTTTAGTTTCACGATGTATTAGAAAGAGCGGTGAGTCAAAATCTAAACGGACAAAGTCTTCGATCgctgataaaatgaaatataacaaaatcgGATGAACGAGCATAAGTTTGTCCTACGACAAACGTACTTACGTGTACATAGTTAACTGATtaagttaatatcgttttacgtATCGATCGATGTTCTCGATATTAGCGAAGTAagaaactttattatatatgtgtccGTGTTtgtctgtgtatatgtacgtgtgtgagCGCGCGTCTGTTTGTATTTGTTGCGACGGTAGATGCTGTGTTATTGTTGCTCTACAACTTGTgagacatttaaataattaaagataatcgAACGgggtaaattaattatatgatcATGCTTTTATACGTGCAAGATCAAACGTTGAgagttttgtaaatattacgtTGAATTCGTCGATTGGCTCGATAATTCGTGGATgcagaagaggaagagaagatattttcgttatttacatatatcgaACGAACAATGCGATcgacgattaaataaatattttttttccttttttttaaatgacgcGACAATGTTTTACTGTATTTAATGAACGATTCGTCGCGAAGCCGAACGTTTTACACGTACGAAGACTCTGATGGCGAGACGAAATATTTCGtgttgtaaatatttatcttgcagtatttttttatatataggtatatacatatatatgtatatatatatatatgtatatataaaaaagatttgtttatacataaatatacacatatacatatatatatatatatatatatacatatatgtatgtatatatatatatatatgtatacatttgtaTACGCATAAACAAATCCTTTTTGTATTATCGCACATGTCTAATTATTGTCTCGAAGAATAAGGAAGACAAGAAAGTGCGAGCGATTTCGGAAAATATCGGCTGACACGCGATCACGTTCGTGCGATATAATGAGTTAGTAGAGatgtttcatattatattttccctattatattatatgtaatcaagaataaaataaatttttttttaaatattcatgtttttgcttttgtttttttctttttttattataaactaCTCTGCGGGTtacataaagaagaaatgaataataataacaataatgatgatcTAACTGATTTACCAACAATCGGTAATATCATACGACTCGTTGAGCTTGATTGTAATTCCAATAGATAGAATATCCGATCGATTAGAGTATCTATCGTGGGTAGAGTTATCAAATTTTCGAAAGGGATTTTCCTTTCAACGAttgtatttcatatataaaaaaaattatagggCAGGTAAAAAGTTTCTAAGCAAtgtcaaaaattaattgttcttTCCAGAAACTTTTTAGCCTTTTATTtgggctttttttttttgtagtttaACGAGCTAGAATTGGAGTTTtacaatttgataaaattaatcgagaaaGTTTCGGAAAAGTCGCAATTGatctgtaaaattatttaaaaacttttgatcCACCTAAGAATTTTCATGAGGTCCCGTATACGTATTAGAAAGAATCAGAGTTGACggatttattaattgaaaatctcGAAAAGCCTCATAGCGACAGATATTATTGATAGGGCAATTTATCAAATCGCTGGCAGGTAATTGCTCGAtgtgaaattttcaaatggcACAACATGACACTTTAAAATAACAGGACCGAACGTATGATAGCAAAGTGTGCAGCTTCAACGAGACTTCGTTGTCTCGAGTCTCTCAAACAAATAGGAGTGGCTTGCACGATCGTCATTATCCACACCGAACTGTCTAATATGTATCagacgataaatatttattaggtGCACCCGTCGTCCTAACGATctattcgtcgtcgttgcaATCAACTCAAATCGCACGGTACTGTAATATCTATTCGTGCAATGAGTCTGTTCTACTGTCATAACTGCCTTTGAAGATTGTGCAAGTTGTAAAGTTTATTTACTCGGAcagttatatttttagaaaattgaCGGCCATTGATGGAAAAAGAGCACATATAGGCTTATGtgccctttctttttccataaatCGTCTAAATCGATTTAGGTATGTGtcattatacgtatataacgtACAAAGGACATGTTGTTCCTTTAATGTTTACATTACGTAGACGCTGTTGCATTATCTTGTGATCTTGAAGGTTTGCGCGATAGTACGCGGTAGTTTGTCCGACGGTCGCTCGCTTATCGATCGTACTTTCCTACAatattgttcctttttttttgttttccgtaaaaaaaattatgaatataactTTGTATATAGTATTAGAGCTGCGAGTGATACAAATGATACATTTCGTCttactaattaaaattaaatgtttggcttatttttccatttgattatgaatattttatttcaatagtatatttatatacaaaaagaattgtaaacttaataagtaattatatttaattaaataaaggataaaaaaggagCCACTTTTTTATCAGATTCATGGAAAAAGAGTACATGAATGGTCAGGTAAGATAGTCATGTTAGATTTTTGAGAATTTGTAAAGAGAACGAAATCGCGGTGGGATCTCTGAGTCTTGGCGTTGAGAATGCTGCagtgtaataataaatcatgcGTCTCGCGGATTATCGGGCAGAGCGTGGCCGCTTACGCGATGTTCGCCGGACGTTTCCTTATCGTAGTGAGTATGCGTTTGCACTCAGCTATATCGAGTAGTCTCTCCATCTTTATGGACCAACCTCAGCCCACAAcc
Protein-coding regions in this window:
- the LOC124956630 gene encoding uncharacterized protein LOC124956630 isoform X2, encoding MAGIGLQTNLAGITGLPLRLLPHQFYISICAQRAATIFEKIRYYFGNSSESIPMSFVLGFYVSLVVKRWWEQYKLLPWPDNLALFISAAIPGNDERGRLMRRNIVRYAVLAYVITLQRISLRVKRRFPTLQHIVDVGLMMESEKKIFEMMNKKAAMSKYWMPLVWATNIINRARKEALITSDQVVQTLLVELSDIRKRLGALIGYDTVCVPLVYTQVVTLSLYAYFFSALLGRQFIERTEAGGGKYEEPDMYFPFFTALQFCFYVGWLKVAEVLINPFGEDDDDIELNWLIDRHIKAGYMIVDEMHEEHPELLKDQYWDEVVPRDLPYTVASEQYRREEPKGSAEHYKVKDSDALYANVMMGTQIHSHVQHRKVHQDDMYADYESVDTPLVERRKNWLQRQITRMGSVRSSSTTYSSGGGFFARNRHNSVYSSPETGGLPTATNPNLKISLYDRLVGRKSIRSQRMGRQGTMTKLNSVPVSLKNRPRIPTPDVTKEVVDREQRLALSASNTANIGAGVVGVIPANGHYTTDLPVVQVVLSPIQETEGTPANAKSGAAALAQAVLSPTLTGAGLVAPVTLTPVTMSQLTQLGLVTTTSASSYRPTNIQSNNTIQATLTEVNSSEEEGSGSGSSSSRSESITGQEERSTPLIGDNTSPVISNGSSPTFDSYNDRSPILMNPEKLGYVVALPTTQETHLQTAIEPRGRRSASLPGPPVIQLKEDRSMSLPHSPGLQPRETRAASVSSRHDNHNLDRLAIISPNHDLRPRTNSFGHELTRNNQQRNQETSRKISSASCNNAAISTAPIVPTQTTGSPSKRGEVYV
- the LOC124956630 gene encoding bestrophin homolog 15 isoform X1; protein product: MTISYASEVPNGSSFGCFWRILVKWRGSVYKLIWRELLAYLFVYYLINFTYRYALNEQQRAIFEKIRYYFGNSSESIPMSFVLGFYVSLVVKRWWEQYKLLPWPDNLALFISAAIPGNDERGRLMRRNIVRYAVLAYVITLQRISLRVKRRFPTLQHIVDVGLMMESEKKIFEMMNKKAAMSKYWMPLVWATNIINRARKEALITSDQVVQTLLVELSDIRKRLGALIGYDTVCVPLVYTQVVTLSLYAYFFSALLGRQFIERTEAGGGKYEEPDMYFPFFTALQFCFYVGWLKVAEVLINPFGEDDDDIELNWLIDRHIKAGYMIVDEMHEEHPELLKDQYWDEVVPRDLPYTVASEQYRREEPKGSAEHYKVKDSDALYANVMMGTQIHSHVQHRKVHQDDMYADYESVDTPLVERRKNWLQRQITRMGSVRSSSTTYSSGGGFFARNRHNSVYSSPETGGLPTATNPNLKISLYDRLVGRKSIRSQRMGRQGTMTKLNSVPVSLKNRPRIPTPDVTKEVVDREQRLALSASNTANIGAGVVGVIPANGHYTTDLPVVQVVLSPIQETEGTPANAKSGAAALAQAVLSPTLTGAGLVAPVTLTPVTMSQLTQLGLVTTTSASSYRPTNIQSNNTIQATLTEVNSSEEEGSGSGSSSSRSESITGQEERSTPLIGDNTSPVISNGSSPTFDSYNDRSPILMNPEKLGYVVALPTTQETHLQTAIEPRGRRSASLPGPPVIQLKEDRSMSLPHSPGLQPRETRAASVSSRHDNHNLDRLAIISPNHDLRPRTNSFGHELTRNNQQRNQETSRKISSASCNNAAISTAPIVPTQTTGSPSKRGEVYV